A portion of the Algisphaera agarilytica genome contains these proteins:
- a CDS encoding lysophospholipid acyltransferase family protein yields the protein MTWFRDLRKRQPNRPLWRIAIWQFMQSMSWLYLLVLYRTRSWGVRNIPDEGPVLLLSNHQSFYDPILIGFGCSKRHFYSLARHTLFTTPIAKLFQRVSNAIPVEQGAGDTKAIKKCIEVLKDDQTLMLFPEGARTMTGDVEKFETGAMLIIKRAKPTVVPVALEGVYDVWPRGQSKPKWSGRLGVMFGEPIPAEELLAMKADAAMDMVRDRVDAMRSEIAERIGKK from the coding sequence ATGACCTGGTTCCGCGACCTGCGCAAACGCCAACCCAACCGCCCGCTCTGGCGCATCGCGATCTGGCAGTTCATGCAGTCGATGTCTTGGCTTTACCTGCTGGTGCTCTATCGCACCCGGTCCTGGGGCGTACGCAACATCCCCGACGAGGGGCCGGTGCTGCTCTTGAGCAACCACCAGAGCTTCTACGACCCGATCCTCATCGGCTTCGGTTGCAGCAAGCGCCACTTCTATTCCCTGGCCCGCCACACGCTGTTCACCACACCGATCGCCAAGCTCTTCCAGCGAGTCTCCAACGCCATCCCCGTTGAGCAGGGAGCAGGCGACACCAAGGCGATTAAGAAGTGCATCGAGGTGCTCAAAGACGACCAGACGCTGATGCTCTTCCCCGAAGGCGCTCGGACGATGACCGGGGACGTCGAGAAGTTTGAGACCGGCGCCATGCTCATCATCAAACGGGCCAAGCCCACGGTTGTTCCGGTCGCGCTCGAAGGCGTCTACGATGTCTGGCCCCGGGGTCAGAGCAAACCCAAGTGGTCGGGGCGTCTCGGGGTGATGTTCGGCGAGCCGATCCCCGCCGAAGAGCTGCTGGCGATGAAAGCCGATGCCGCGATGGATATGGTCCGAGACCGCGTGGATGCCATGCGGTCCGAGATCGCCGAACGCATCGGTAAAAAATAA
- the cmk gene encoding (d)CMP kinase: MDRLIVTLDGPAGSGKSTVARRLAHRLGLDFLDTGAMYRGITAKALDRGIDIEDEAYAVVELARNAQIRFDWETDPPTLYINDINVTPRLRDKDVVRRVSDVAAMDAVRQVLVKAQQRIGEAHPGLVTEGRDQGSVVFPDAEAKFYLDASPQIRAERRAAQVREMGRHVDLEAIRNSIILRDRKDSSRKTGPLLCPEDAEKIDTSAMTLDEVVDLLEGKVRVVKDQLEGGA; encoded by the coding sequence ATGGATCGTCTCATCGTCACCCTCGACGGGCCCGCAGGTTCGGGCAAATCCACCGTCGCCCGCCGCCTCGCCCATCGTCTGGGGCTCGATTTCCTCGACACCGGGGCGATGTACCGCGGCATCACGGCCAAGGCCCTGGACCGGGGGATCGACATCGAAGACGAGGCGTACGCCGTGGTCGAGCTGGCCCGCAACGCTCAGATCCGTTTCGACTGGGAGACCGATCCCCCGACCCTTTACATCAACGACATCAACGTCACGCCACGCCTGCGGGACAAGGATGTCGTGCGTCGGGTGTCGGATGTGGCGGCGATGGACGCGGTCCGGCAGGTCCTCGTGAAGGCCCAGCAACGCATCGGTGAAGCCCACCCCGGTCTGGTCACAGAAGGGCGGGACCAGGGCTCGGTCGTCTTCCCCGACGCCGAGGCCAAGTTCTACCTCGACGCCAGCCCGCAGATCCGGGCCGAGCGCCGGGCCGCGCAGGTCCGCGAGATGGGGCGGCACGTCGACCTGGAAGCCATCCGCAACTCGATCATCCTCCGCGACCGCAAGGACTCCAGCCGGAAGACCGGCCCGCTGCTGTGCCCCGAGGATGCCGAGAAGATCGACACCAGCGCGATGACCCTCGACGAGGTGGTTGATCTGCTTGAAGGCAAGGTCCGCGTGGTCAAGGACCAGCTGGAGGGCGGGGCATGA
- the mltA gene encoding murein transglycosylase A produces the protein MMPMKTLLIDRWAWGLLLVALCLPGCRKPEVEPPDYARPLPPGASALREVDGTWRDQIIEEAASQMTDAAFVKALGRSYDWFRIESTKQHFPIEGVTHARARASVEKLMEIAEATDARVRADRLDALFNVYESVGYDGSGIVLFTGYYSPEYTASKTRTGKFQYPLYARPADLVSDPATGAILGQQQSSGQVTPYPTRQQIESGNLLAGQELVYLPSRLDAYSIEVNGSAKLQLTTGGTMYVGYSGTNGRDYTSIGRLLVADGVLDPNTVTMPSIRQYFQQNPRKLDDYIRQNQRFVFFEEYPATDWPAGSLGFRVTPRRSLATDKRIFPRGGVVLVSTTLPGGQDFRQLMLDQDTGGAIRAPGRADLYFGIGPTAERLSGAQAAEGRLFYLFLKQ, from the coding sequence ATGATGCCAATGAAAACGCTGCTGATCGATCGTTGGGCCTGGGGCCTGCTTCTTGTCGCGCTGTGCCTTCCGGGCTGCCGGAAGCCGGAGGTTGAGCCGCCCGACTATGCCCGGCCGCTCCCGCCCGGGGCTTCGGCTCTCCGCGAAGTCGACGGCACTTGGCGCGACCAGATTATCGAAGAGGCCGCATCGCAGATGACCGATGCCGCCTTCGTGAAGGCGCTGGGCCGAAGCTACGACTGGTTCCGGATCGAATCCACCAAGCAACACTTCCCCATCGAGGGTGTCACCCACGCCCGGGCCCGCGCCTCGGTTGAGAAGCTGATGGAGATCGCCGAGGCCACCGACGCCCGGGTCCGGGCCGACCGCCTCGATGCGCTGTTCAACGTCTACGAATCCGTCGGCTACGACGGCAGCGGCATCGTGCTGTTCACCGGCTACTACAGCCCGGAGTACACCGCGTCGAAGACCCGCACCGGCAAGTTCCAGTACCCGCTCTACGCCCGGCCTGCCGACCTGGTCAGCGACCCCGCCACGGGAGCGATCCTCGGGCAACAGCAGTCTAGCGGGCAGGTCACGCCGTACCCCACCCGTCAACAGATCGAGTCGGGCAACCTCCTGGCCGGGCAAGAGCTCGTTTACTTGCCCAGTCGGCTCGACGCCTACTCCATCGAAGTCAACGGCAGCGCCAAGCTCCAGCTCACCACCGGCGGCACGATGTACGTCGGCTACTCCGGGACCAACGGCCGGGACTACACCAGCATCGGCCGCCTCCTCGTCGCCGACGGCGTGCTCGACCCCAACACCGTGACCATGCCCTCCATCCGGCAGTACTTCCAGCAGAACCCCCGCAAGCTCGACGATTACATCCGCCAGAATCAACGGTTCGTCTTCTTCGAGGAGTACCCCGCCACCGATTGGCCAGCCGGCTCGCTGGGCTTCCGTGTCACCCCCCGACGCAGCCTCGCCACGGACAAACGCATCTTCCCCCGCGGCGGCGTGGTGCTCGTCTCAACGACGCTGCCCGGCGGACAGGATTTCCGCCAACTCATGCTCGACCAGGACACCGGCGGTGCTATCCGGGCTCCGGGGCGGGCCGACCTGTACTTCGGTATCGGGCCGACCGCCGAGCGTTTGAGCGGCGCTCAGGCCGCGGAAGGGCGGCTGTTTTATCTCTTCCTGAAGCAGTGA
- a CDS encoding cation:proton antiporter family protein — MDPLWVVIAFLVGLAIKQFGLPPMVGFLGAGFVLSAMGVEQSDALDYMADLGVNLLLFSIGLKLDLRSLAKPEVWGVASIHMLVTTLGVGGGVFALSMIGLGMFAELSLATSLLIAFAFSFSSTVFAVKVLEQKSEMKSRHGSEAIGVLIVQDIFAIVFLTVSLGKVPSVWAFGLLLLPLIRPLLGQLMDRVGHGELLILAGLVLVYCFTTVFGLVQLKPDLGALIAGLLLGSHPKASELAKSLLSLKDLLLVAFFLSIGLNGLPGIEQLLIAVGLVALVPLKVIGFFWLMTRFRLRARTAMLSSLALANASEFGLIVGDLGVSKGWISSEWLVVLAITVSLSFILAAPFNAHAHGLFGRFVKYLMHFESHTRLPDDQHIEFDKPPRAIVIALGRTGTAAYDALREHFGDDVVGLDADPTSAERHREAGRTVIVGDATDPDFYERLNTTCGCELIVIGLQSKSEAGTITRLLRASGFTGHIVAMARFRDEIEQLREAGVDTPCYLHDEMGIGLASSALECLEQDKAA; from the coding sequence ATGGATCCGCTTTGGGTTGTCATTGCTTTCCTCGTGGGCCTGGCCATCAAACAGTTTGGCTTGCCGCCCATGGTGGGTTTTCTCGGAGCGGGTTTTGTTCTCTCGGCGATGGGGGTCGAGCAATCGGACGCGCTGGATTACATGGCCGACCTGGGGGTCAACTTACTGTTGTTTAGTATCGGGCTGAAGCTGGACCTGCGCAGCTTGGCCAAGCCGGAGGTCTGGGGGGTTGCATCGATCCACATGCTGGTGACCACCCTCGGGGTGGGCGGCGGCGTGTTCGCGCTGTCGATGATCGGGCTGGGCATGTTTGCCGAGCTCTCGCTGGCGACGTCGCTGCTGATCGCGTTTGCGTTCAGTTTTTCCAGCACCGTTTTCGCGGTGAAAGTGCTTGAACAGAAATCGGAGATGAAGAGCCGGCACGGCAGCGAGGCCATCGGCGTCCTCATCGTGCAGGACATCTTTGCGATCGTGTTCCTCACCGTTTCGCTCGGTAAGGTGCCATCGGTATGGGCGTTTGGTCTGCTGCTCCTGCCCCTGATCCGGCCGCTGCTGGGGCAACTCATGGACCGCGTCGGTCACGGCGAATTGCTGATTCTGGCGGGGCTCGTTCTCGTCTATTGTTTCACCACGGTATTCGGGCTGGTACAACTCAAGCCCGACCTCGGCGCACTGATCGCGGGTCTGCTCCTGGGCAGCCACCCCAAGGCCAGCGAACTGGCCAAGAGTCTGCTGAGTCTCAAAGACCTGCTGCTGGTGGCCTTCTTCCTGAGCATCGGGCTGAACGGCCTGCCGGGAATCGAGCAGCTCTTGATCGCGGTCGGCCTCGTGGCCTTGGTGCCGCTCAAGGTCATCGGTTTCTTCTGGCTGATGACCCGTTTCCGGCTGCGGGCCCGTACCGCGATGCTCAGCTCGCTCGCTTTGGCCAACGCCAGCGAGTTCGGGCTGATTGTTGGAGACTTGGGGGTATCCAAAGGCTGGATCAGCAGCGAATGGCTGGTGGTTCTGGCGATCACGGTGAGCCTCAGCTTCATCCTCGCCGCGCCCTTCAACGCCCACGCTCACGGCCTGTTCGGCCGTTTCGTCAAGTACCTGATGCACTTTGAATCCCACACCCGGTTGCCCGACGACCAGCACATCGAGTTTGATAAACCGCCCCGTGCCATTGTCATCGCGTTGGGGCGGACGGGAACCGCGGCCTACGACGCGTTGCGTGAACACTTTGGCGACGACGTGGTGGGGCTTGATGCCGACCCCACCTCGGCCGAACGCCACCGCGAGGCCGGCCGAACCGTCATCGTGGGTGACGCCACCGACCCGGACTTCTACGAACGCCTCAACACCACCTGCGGGTGTGAGTTGATCGTCATCGGTCTGCAATCGAAGTCCGAAGCGGGCACCATCACCCGTCTGCTCCGAGCCAGCGGCTTCACCGGGCACATCGTCGCCATGGCGCGGTTCCGCGACGAAATCGAGCAGCTGCGTGAGGCCGGGGTCGATACGCCTTGCTACCTGCACGACGAAATGGGCATCGGCCTCGCCAGCTCCGCGCTGGAGTGTCTTGAGCAAGACAAAGCCGCGTAA